One region of Thunnus thynnus chromosome 14, fThuThy2.1, whole genome shotgun sequence genomic DNA includes:
- the eif3s6ip gene encoding eukaryotic translation initiation factor 3 subunit L isoform X1 produces MSYHEEGEEYDPYAYPNDYDLHTGDPKADLAYERQYEQQTYHVIPEVIKNFLQYFHKTISDLIDQKVYELQSNRVSSESIEQKIYEIQDVYENSWNKLTDRFFKTSPWPEAEAIASLVGNDAVFLILYKELYYRHIYAKVSGGPTLDQRFESYYNYCNLFNYILNADGPAPLELPNQWLWDIIDEFIYQFQSFSQYRCKTAKKSEEEIEFLRNNPKIWNVHSVLNVLHSLVDKSNINRQLEVYTSGGDPESVAGEYGRHSLYKMLGYFSLVGLLRLHSLLGDYYQAIKVLENIELNKKSMYSRVPECQITTYYYVGFAYLMMRRYQDAIRVFANILLYIQRTRNMFQRSTYKYEMINKQNEQMHGLLAIALTMYPMRIDESIHTQLREKYGDKMLRMQKGDLQVFEELFSFACPKFLSPVVPNYDNVHPNYHKEPFQQQLKVFAEEVQQQAQLSTIRSFLKLYTTMPVAKLAGFLDMTEQEFRIQLLVFKHKMKNLVWTSGISALDGEFQSASEVDFYIDKDMIHIADTKVARRYGDFFIRQIHKFEELNRTLKKMPASTTTGTSGTAASRGV; encoded by the exons ATGTCGTACCACGAAGAGGGGGAAGAA TACGATCCTTACGCCTACCCAAACGACTACGACCTGCACACCG GTGACCCAAAAGCAGATCTGGCCTATGAGAGGCAGTATGAGCAGCAGACCTATCATGTCATCCCAGAGGTGATCAAGAACTTCCTTCAGTATTTCCACAAAACCATCTCCGACTTGATTGACCAGAAGGTTTATGAGCTGCAGTCCAACCGTGTGTCCAGCGAGAGCATTGAGCAGAAGATCTATGAGATCCAGGACGTCTATGAGAACAG TTGGAACAAGTTGACCGACCGTTTCTTCAAGACCTCTCCGTGGCCAGAGGCTGAGGCCATTGCATCACTGGTTGGTAACG ATGCTGTGTTCCTCATCCTCTATAAGGAACTGTACTACAGACACATCTACGCTAAAGTCAGC ggtGGACCAACTTTGGATCAGAGGTTTGAGTCGTACTACAATTACTGCAACCTCTTCAATTACATTCTCA ATGCTGATGGGCCTGCCCCCTTGGAGCTGCCGAACCAGTGGCTCTGGGACATTATTGATGAGTTCATTTACCAG TTCCAGTCCTTCAGTCAGTACCGCTGCAAGACAGCCAAGAAGTCTGAGGAGGAGATCGAGTTCCTGAGGAACAACCCAAAGATCTGGAACGTCCACAGTGTCCTCAACGTTCTTCACTCCCTGGTGGACAAGAGTAACATTAACCGCCAGCTTGAGGTGTACACCAGCGGAG GAGACCCAGAGAGTGTAGCAGGGGAATATGGGCGTCATTCCCTCTACAAGATGTTGGGTTACTTCAGCTTGGTGGGGCTCCTGAGACTGCACTCCCTGCTCGGTGATTATTACCAGGCCATCAAAGTCCTGGAGAACATTGAGCTCAACAAGAAG AGTATGTACTCCCGTGTGCCCGAGTGCCAGATCACCACCTATTACTATGTGGGCTTTGCCTATCTGATGATGAGGCGCTACCAGGATGCCATTCGAGTCTTTGCCAACATCCTGCTCTACATCCAGAGGACGAGAAACATGTTCCAGAGGTCAACTTATAAATATGAGATG attaacaAACAAAACGAGCAGATGCACGGCCTGCTGGCCATTGCCCTCACCATGTACCCAATGCGAATTGACGAGAGCATCCACACCCAGCTGAGGGAGAAGTACGGAGACAAGATGCTGCGTATGCAGAAAGG AGACCTGCAGGTGTTTGAGGAATTGTTCAGCTTCGCCTGTCCTAAGTTTTTGTCACCTGTGGTGCCAAACTATGACAATGTCCACCCCAACTACCACAAAGAGCCcttccagcagcagctgaaggTCTTTGCTGAGGAGGTGCAACAGCAGGCCCAGCTCTCCACCATTCGCAG TTTCCTTAAGCTGTACACCACTATGCCGGTAGCCAAGCTGGCAGGATTCCTGGACATGACTGAACAGGAGTTCCGTATCCAGCTGCTGGTCTTCAAACACAAGATGAAGAACCTGGTGTGGACCAGTGGCATCTCAGCTCTGGACGGAGAGTTCCAGTCTGCTTCTGAGGTCGACTTTTACATCGACAAG GACATGATCCACATTGCTGACACTAAAGTGGCTCGTCGGTACGGAGACTTTTTCATCAGACAGATCCACAAGTTTGAGGAG TTGAACAGGACACTGAAGAAGATGCCAGCAAGTACCACCACCGGAACGTCTGGGACTGCCGCAAGCCGAGGAGTCTAA
- the eif3s6ip gene encoding eukaryotic translation initiation factor 3 subunit L isoform X2: MSCSPTVCPARALSRRSMRSRTSMRTDAVFLILYKELYYRHIYAKVSGGPTLDQRFESYYNYCNLFNYILNADGPAPLELPNQWLWDIIDEFIYQFQSFSQYRCKTAKKSEEEIEFLRNNPKIWNVHSVLNVLHSLVDKSNINRQLEVYTSGGDPESVAGEYGRHSLYKMLGYFSLVGLLRLHSLLGDYYQAIKVLENIELNKKSMYSRVPECQITTYYYVGFAYLMMRRYQDAIRVFANILLYIQRTRNMFQRSTYKYEMINKQNEQMHGLLAIALTMYPMRIDESIHTQLREKYGDKMLRMQKGDLQVFEELFSFACPKFLSPVVPNYDNVHPNYHKEPFQQQLKVFAEEVQQQAQLSTIRSFLKLYTTMPVAKLAGFLDMTEQEFRIQLLVFKHKMKNLVWTSGISALDGEFQSASEVDFYIDKDMIHIADTKVARRYGDFFIRQIHKFEELNRTLKKMPASTTTGTSGTAASRGV, from the exons ATGAGCTGCAGTCCAACCGTGTGTCCAGCGAGAGCATTGAGCAGAAGATCTATGAGATCCAGGACGTCTATGAGAACAG ATGCTGTGTTCCTCATCCTCTATAAGGAACTGTACTACAGACACATCTACGCTAAAGTCAGC ggtGGACCAACTTTGGATCAGAGGTTTGAGTCGTACTACAATTACTGCAACCTCTTCAATTACATTCTCA ATGCTGATGGGCCTGCCCCCTTGGAGCTGCCGAACCAGTGGCTCTGGGACATTATTGATGAGTTCATTTACCAG TTCCAGTCCTTCAGTCAGTACCGCTGCAAGACAGCCAAGAAGTCTGAGGAGGAGATCGAGTTCCTGAGGAACAACCCAAAGATCTGGAACGTCCACAGTGTCCTCAACGTTCTTCACTCCCTGGTGGACAAGAGTAACATTAACCGCCAGCTTGAGGTGTACACCAGCGGAG GAGACCCAGAGAGTGTAGCAGGGGAATATGGGCGTCATTCCCTCTACAAGATGTTGGGTTACTTCAGCTTGGTGGGGCTCCTGAGACTGCACTCCCTGCTCGGTGATTATTACCAGGCCATCAAAGTCCTGGAGAACATTGAGCTCAACAAGAAG AGTATGTACTCCCGTGTGCCCGAGTGCCAGATCACCACCTATTACTATGTGGGCTTTGCCTATCTGATGATGAGGCGCTACCAGGATGCCATTCGAGTCTTTGCCAACATCCTGCTCTACATCCAGAGGACGAGAAACATGTTCCAGAGGTCAACTTATAAATATGAGATG attaacaAACAAAACGAGCAGATGCACGGCCTGCTGGCCATTGCCCTCACCATGTACCCAATGCGAATTGACGAGAGCATCCACACCCAGCTGAGGGAGAAGTACGGAGACAAGATGCTGCGTATGCAGAAAGG AGACCTGCAGGTGTTTGAGGAATTGTTCAGCTTCGCCTGTCCTAAGTTTTTGTCACCTGTGGTGCCAAACTATGACAATGTCCACCCCAACTACCACAAAGAGCCcttccagcagcagctgaaggTCTTTGCTGAGGAGGTGCAACAGCAGGCCCAGCTCTCCACCATTCGCAG TTTCCTTAAGCTGTACACCACTATGCCGGTAGCCAAGCTGGCAGGATTCCTGGACATGACTGAACAGGAGTTCCGTATCCAGCTGCTGGTCTTCAAACACAAGATGAAGAACCTGGTGTGGACCAGTGGCATCTCAGCTCTGGACGGAGAGTTCCAGTCTGCTTCTGAGGTCGACTTTTACATCGACAAG GACATGATCCACATTGCTGACACTAAAGTGGCTCGTCGGTACGGAGACTTTTTCATCAGACAGATCCACAAGTTTGAGGAG TTGAACAGGACACTGAAGAAGATGCCAGCAAGTACCACCACCGGAACGTCTGGGACTGCCGCAAGCCGAGGAGTCTAA